In a single window of the Pseudomonas oryzihabitans genome:
- the ssuE gene encoding NADPH-dependent FMN reductase, which translates to MQVVTLAGSPGARSRSTGVLDLAANWLQARGVELSRWRIQDFPAADLIGARFDSPPVVELIAQLQAADGLVIATPVYKASLAGALKTLLDLLPERALSHKVVLPLATAGSSGHLLAIDYALKPVLSALKAQEILNGVFADDSQVSYTETGVALIPALEQRLYESLEQFHAALARRPQPLTPELLADRIGQARWGI; encoded by the coding sequence ATGCAGGTGGTGACTTTGGCGGGCAGTCCGGGAGCGCGGTCGCGCTCCACCGGCGTGCTGGATCTGGCGGCGAACTGGCTACAAGCACGCGGCGTGGAGTTGTCGCGCTGGCGTATCCAGGACTTTCCCGCTGCCGACCTCATCGGTGCCCGCTTCGACAGCCCACCGGTGGTGGAGCTGATCGCCCAGCTGCAGGCCGCCGATGGCCTGGTGATCGCCACTCCTGTCTACAAGGCCTCCCTGGCCGGCGCCCTCAAGACCCTGCTGGACCTGCTGCCCGAGCGCGCCCTGAGCCACAAGGTGGTGCTACCCCTGGCCACCGCCGGCTCCAGCGGTCATCTCCTGGCCATCGACTACGCGCTGAAGCCGGTGCTCTCGGCGCTCAAGGCCCAGGAAATCCTCAACGGCGTCTTCGCCGACGACAGCCAGGTCAGCTACACCGAGACCGGTGTCGCCCTGATCCCGGCGCTGGAGCAGCGTCTCTACGAATCCCTCGAACAATTCCACGCGGCCCTGGCGCGGCGTCCCCAGCCCCTGACCCCCGAGCTCCTGGCCGATCGCATCGGCCAGGCACGCTGGGGCATCTGA